In Aptenodytes patagonicus chromosome 12, bAptPat1.pri.cur, whole genome shotgun sequence, a genomic segment contains:
- the WNT8A gene encoding protein Wnt-8a produces the protein MKRSTFLILSIAGVYSAVFHAAAWSVNNFLMTGPKAYLTYSSSVAAGAHSGMEECKFQFGWERWNCPESALQLSTHNRLRSATRETSFVHAISSAGVMYTLTRNCSMGDFESCGCDDSRNGRVGGRGWVWGGCSDNVEFGERISKLFVDALETGHDTRALINLHNNEVGRLAVKATMKRACKCHGVSGSCSIQTCWLQLAEFREIGNYLKIKYDQAHKLEMDKRRMRAGNSADSRGATAETFHHVHATELVFLEDSPDYCTRNASLGHHGTEGRECLQTGKNLSQWEKRSCRRLCTECGLRVEERRTEVVASCNCKFHWCCTVRCEQCRQLVAKHFCARRDTTATAPNHIKRRNKGHKR, from the exons ATGAAGAGAAGCACCTTCCTCATTCTCTCCATCGCAGGGGTCTACAGTGCCGTTTTCCACGCAGCAGCATG gTCTGTGAATAACTTTCTGATGACAGGACCTAAG GCTTACCTGACATATTCCAGCAGCGTGGCGGCCGGGGCGCACAGCGGGATGGAGGAGTGCAAGTTCCAGTTTGGGTGGGAGCGCTGGAACTGCCCCGAGAGCGCCCTGCAGCTCTCCACCCACAACCGGCTCCGCAGCG ctaCCCGGGAAACATCCTTTGTACACGCCATCAGCTCGGCCGGCGTCATGTACACCCTCACCAGGAACTGTAGCATGGGAGACTTCGAGAGCTGCGGCTGCGACGACTCCAGGAACGGCCGCGTCG GTGGCCGAGGCTGGGTCTGGGGAGGATGCAGCGATAACGTGGAGTTTGGGGAGAGGATTTCCAAGCTCTTTGTGGATGCTTTGGAAACAGGACACGATACCCGCGCGCTGATTAACCTGCACAACAATGAAGTCGGGAGACTT GCTGTGAAAGCCACGATGAAGCGAGCCTGCAAGTGCCATGGGGTGTcaggcagctgcagcatccaGACCTGCTGGCTCCAGCTGGCCGAGTTTCGCGAGATCGGGAACTACCTGAAGATAAAATACGACCAAGCCCACAAGCTGGAGATGGACAAGAGGCGGATGAGAGCCGGCAATAGCGCCGACAGCCGTGGGGCCACGGCAGAGACCTTCCACCACGTCCACGCCACGGAGCTCGTCTTCCTGGAGGACTCTCCCGACTACTGCACGAGGAACGCCAGCCTGGGCCACCACGGCACCGAGGGCCGCGAGTGCCTGCAGACCGGCAAGAACCTCTcgcagtgggagaagaggagctgcCGGCGGCTGTGCACCGAGTGTGGTCTCCGCGTGGAGGAGAGGAGGACGGAGGTGGTGGCCAGCTGCAACTGCAAGTTCCACTGGTGCTGCACGGTGCGGTGCGAGCAGTGCCGGCAGCTGGTGGCCAAACACTTCTGCGCCCGCCGCgacaccaccgccaccgcccccAACCACATCAAGCGGAGGAACAAGGGCCATAAGAGATAG